One genomic segment of Suncus etruscus isolate mSunEtr1 chromosome 15, mSunEtr1.pri.cur, whole genome shotgun sequence includes these proteins:
- the LOC126030793 gene encoding cx9C motif-containing protein 4, with protein MPQKDPCQKQACEIQKCLQANNYMESKCQAVIQELRKCCAQYPKGRSLVCSGFEKEEEEKLALKSKSTKFS; from the coding sequence ATGCCGCAGAAGGATCCCTGCCAGAAGCAAGCCTGTGAAATACAGAAATGTTTACAAGCCAACAACTACATGGAGTCCAAATGTCAGGCTGTCATCCAGGAACTGCGAAAGTGCTGTGCTCAGTACCCCAAGGGAAGATCACTCGTCTGTTCAGGatttgaaaaagaagaggaagaaaagctgGCACTGAAGTCCAAATCGACAAAGTTCAGCTGA